The following nucleotide sequence is from Candidatus Jordarchaeales archaeon.
AGGGCCCGTCGATCTTCTGTCTCGTACGAAATAAAGTACTCTTCTCCTTCGGAGGCCTCGTACTTTTCAACGTGGAGCTTTATTTCGTCAGGTGACGGTGGAAGGCCGCCTCTGCGTAGGTAGCGCCCTATCTCTCTGCAGCGTATGCATCTGCAGCGGAGGCCCTCAGACTCGAGTTTACGTAACACGAGCTCCCTCAGATTACTCTTTTTGACGCCAGCGATAATTAGCCTGGCGGGTATATCCCTTTGTACTCTCTGGATTCTAATCCAGTAGGGCATCATTTTCTTTGCTTGAGCAATTATGTCGATAATTGTATCCAGCGGGTATGGCTGGTACTCGCCCCTCTTATACATCTCATAGAGCCTCGTGCCTTCTAGAACGAGGCACGGGTAAATCTTCAGACTGTCAGGCTTAAACTTAGGGTCAAAGAACAAAGTCCTGAAGACTTCAACGTCGCGTTCCGGTGTAGATCCAGGCAGGTTTGGCATAACGTGAGCTGTAACCTTTAGCCCCGCATCTTTCGCTATTCTGAACGCTTCAACGACATCTTCTACGCTGTGACCTCTTCGAATCAGGGAATAAATTTCTTCATAAACCGTCTGGACGCCTAGTTCAACTTTTGTTGCTCCAAGATGCAGCATCCTATCGACGTGGTACTCCTTGCAGTAGTCGGGTCTTGTCTCTATCGTTATACCTACGTTTCTAATTTTAGACCTCTCTGAGAGCTCTTTAGCTTCATCTAAACTCTTCGAGGGGATTCCGGTAATTGCATCCAGGCACCGTTTCACAAAGAAGTCTTGGTAATCCTCGGGGAACGCTAAGAAAGTGCCTCCCATTATTACGAGCTTCACTTTACCTCCATCAACCGAGTGGCCCATCCTCTTATACTGTTCCAAACGGGACTTGACTTGCAGGAAAGGATCATAGTTGTTCTCTATAGCGCGTAGCGTGGCTGGCTCATGTCCGGTGTATGACTTAGGTGAGGTGACGCCACCGGGACAGTATATGCAATTTCCAGGGCAAGGGTGCGGAGGGGTCATCACTGCTACAATTAGGATTCCTGAAAGGGACCTTGTGGTTTTCCTGCGCAGAATTTGGACGACTTTTTCTTTTTCATCTGGTGAGGCGTAACTCATGAGTTTTATATTGCTGGGGACCGCTTTCAACTTGTAGCGAGAACAGACGAAACGCTTAGCTTCCTCGGGGCGCCAACCCTCAAGGATGAGTTTGATAATCTCCTTGCACGCTTTCTCCTCTAGCGTGGCCTCCTGACCTGCAATGTACATTTCTAGTTCACCTTCTTTCTCAAGAGTTCTTGTTACCCAAGAGAATAAATAAAAAAATTTTGAGAGTTTAACAAAACCTGTAAAGAGTGTGAAGAACGGCCCATATGTAGAGGTGGATTTTGTTGAAGACCGGTGAAAGTGAAATAGACTGGAAGGCTGTTGGCTTTACGGCTGGTCTAGAAGTTCACCAGGAATTGCTCACGCCGCGCAAGCTTTTCTGTCGCTGTTCCCCTAAACTTAGGAATGACCCGCCTCACTTTACAATTAAAAGATTTTTCCGCCCCGTTCTCGGGGAAATGGGGGAGTACGATCCCGCTATGCTGGCAGAGTATGAAAAAGGTAAAGTCGTCATTTATGAAGGATACTATGATACTACTTGCACGTATGAGTTGGACGAAATGCGCACGCGGTAGCGCGTGTGCACGCTAAACGCCTCCGTTTGAAATTTCACAGGAAGCGCTGGAAATAGGGTTGGAGATAGCGCTGCTCCTGAAAGCTAGAATTATCGTTGACGAACTTCATGTCTGCCGTAAAATGTACCTTGATGGCTCTGTTCCATGCGGCTTTCAGCGCACGCTCATAATAGGTATGAATGGAAGTATACCAATAAATGGAAAGGAGATCCCCATCGAGACAATTTGCATAGAAGAGGACGCTGCGCGCAAAGTTAAGGAGGAAAAGAATACTGTATATTACCGGCTTGACAGGCTCGGCATACCTTTAGTGGAAATAGTGACTGCGCCTTGCATAGAAAGCCCGGAGGAGCTCGTCGAAACAGCGTTCAGGATAGGGCTCCTTCTTAGGAGTACAGGGAAGGTTAAGCGCGGGATTGGAACTATAAGACAGGACATAAATGTGAGTATAAAGGGAGGGGCGCGGGTCGAAATAAAGGGTGTCCAGAAACTTGAGTGGCTTCCTAAGCTAGCTAGAAACGAGGTCATACGACAGCTTTCCTTGTTGAGGATAAAGGAGGAGCTTACACGCAGGGGGGTTAGGGAAGAGGACTTGAAGCTGGATGTCAAGGATGTAACGGAGATTTTCAAAAATACGCAGAGCAAGATACTTAAACCGAGAGGTGGCGAAAGAGTTTTGGCTGTACGTCTCCCTAAGTTTTCAGGAATACTTGGAGTTGAGGTGCAGCCGGGTAAACGCTTTGGTAAAGAAATCGCCGAAAAAGTGCATGCGTACACGGGTCTTGCAGGCATAATACATTCAGATGAGGACCTTAAAGAGTATGGCATTAGCGACGACGAAAGAAGAGAGCTTTGCCGGGTGCTGAGCATTGAAAGTGACGACGCCTTTGTCATAGTGAAGGCACCTCGAGACATCGGAGAAAAGGCCTTGGAAATTGTCGTTAATAGAGCTAAGCAAGCTCTAAAGGGAGTGCCAAACGAAACTAGGCGTGCTTTGGAGAACGGGAACAGTGAGTTCCTACGAGAGCTTCACGGAGGGGCACGTCTATACCCCGATACCGACACGCCTCCTATAAAAATCGGTCGAGAGCTTAAAGAAAGGGTCGCCAGCAGGCTTCCAACGCCGCCATGGAATCTCAAGGAGGAACTTGTAAGAAAATACAAGATAAGTGATAGGTTTGCTGATGAACTTATACTCGAAGGTAAGGTATTCCTTTTCAGGGAGGTTGTCGACGAA
It contains:
- a CDS encoding tRNA uridine(34) 5-carboxymethylaminomethyl modification radical SAM/GNAT enzyme Elp3, coding for MYIAGQEATLEEKACKEIIKLILEGWRPEEAKRFVCSRYKLKAVPSNIKLMSYASPDEKEKVVQILRRKTTRSLSGILIVAVMTPPHPCPGNCIYCPGGVTSPKSYTGHEPATLRAIENNYDPFLQVKSRLEQYKRMGHSVDGGKVKLVIMGGTFLAFPEDYQDFFVKRCLDAITGIPSKSLDEAKELSERSKIRNVGITIETRPDYCKEYHVDRMLHLGATKVELGVQTVYEEIYSLIRRGHSVEDVVEAFRIAKDAGLKVTAHVMPNLPGSTPERDVEVFRTLFFDPKFKPDSLKIYPCLVLEGTRLYEMYKRGEYQPYPLDTIIDIIAQAKKMMPYWIRIQRVQRDIPARLIIAGVKKSNLRELVLRKLESEGLRCRCIRCREIGRYLRRGGLPPSPDEIKLHVEKYEASEGEEYFISYETEDRRALIGFIRMRVPSEKAHRPEVSSQPSVIVRELRVYGPLVPLGERLKDAWQHKSYGEQLLANAERIAREECDAKKILVLSGLGVKEYYYRHGYEKEGVYVSKKL
- the gatE gene encoding Glu-tRNA(Gln) amidotransferase subunit GatE, coding for MSQEALEIGLEIALLLKARIIVDELHVCRKMYLDGSVPCGFQRTLIIGMNGSIPINGKEIPIETICIEEDAARKVKEEKNTVYYRLDRLGIPLVEIVTAPCIESPEELVETAFRIGLLLRSTGKVKRGIGTIRQDINVSIKGGARVEIKGVQKLEWLPKLARNEVIRQLSLLRIKEELTRRGVREEDLKLDVKDVTEIFKNTQSKILKPRGGERVLAVRLPKFSGILGVEVQPGKRFGKEIAEKVHAYTGLAGIIHSDEDLKEYGISDDERRELCRVLSIESDDAFVIVKAPRDIGEKALEIVVNRAKQALKGVPNETRRALENGNSEFLRELHGGARLYPDTDTPPIKIGRELKERVASRLPTPPWNLKEELVRKYKISDRFADELILEGKVFLFREVVDEYGIDPVLVASVLLQTLKALEREGVKVDEVSEEELKDVFRCLSEGKIAKEAIGPLIAKLAEEHVGVEEALKKLGIRPLSDEELEKLIGKIVEENVTLVRERGERAFGPLMGVVMSHVRGRVDGGKVAEVLKRKIREVLAVG